In Primulina eburnea isolate SZY01 chromosome 5, ASM2296580v1, whole genome shotgun sequence, a single window of DNA contains:
- the LOC140831391 gene encoding uncharacterized protein: protein MTELAKLEKWWDHDLQAKSYMLASISNEIQRRFEDAVNASDIHLHLKELYFVRTRSERHATVKELMTACLREGTSVHEHGVRMIGLIEKLAGLDVVIPSELSTDIILLSLPALFDAFVVNFNMKKFEFTLEELVNMLNNYEATIKKEKHVLLVGSLSGYEKGSPK, encoded by the coding sequence ATGACTGAGTTAGCTAAGCTTGAGAAATGGTGGgaccatgatcttcaagctaagaGCTACATGTTGGCTTCTATATCGAATGAAATTCAGAGGAGGTTCGAGGATGCGGTGAATGCTTCTGACATTCACCTTCATTTGAAAGAATTGTATTTTGTACGAACACGTTCAGAGAGACATGCTACTGTTAAAGAACTCATGACTGCATGCTTGCGAGAGGGGACTTCGGTAcatgagcatggtgttaggatgattgggctcattGAGAAATTGGCGGGACTCGACGTGGTTATACCTAGTGAGCTCTCGACTGATATCATCTTGCTGTCATTACCTGCTTTGTTCGATGCATTTGTGGTTAATTTTAATATGAAAAAGTTTGAGTtcacccttgaagagttggtcaatatgCTTAATAATTATGAGGCCACAATTAAAAAGGAAAAGCATGTTCTTCTAGTGGGTTCTTTGTCCGGGTACGAAAAGGGGAGCCCCAAATAA
- the LOC140831392 gene encoding uncharacterized protein, protein MVPSMRVAKQNELSLENYNEAMIMKLEELDELRIQWYNALLLQKQKVARIYNKIVNWKSFHEEEIVWKTVLPLGTKDRELGKWSPNWEGPFKVHKVLDGNAYWLSSLDGHPHKRCINGKYLKPYFPSMREEVGKAWE, encoded by the coding sequence ATGGTGCCATCAATGCGAGTGGCAAAGCAAAATGAACTTTCCCTTGAGAATTATAATGAAGCAATGATCATGAAGTTAGAAGAACTGGATGAGCTGAGAATCCAATGGTACAATGCTTTGTTGTTACAAAAACAGAAAGTGGCGAGAATCTACAACAAAATAGTTAACTGGAAAAGTTTCCATGAAGAAGAAATAGTGTGGAAGACAGTACTACCACTAGGAACAAAGGATAGGGAGCTGGGAAAATGGTCTCCCAACTGGGAGGGACCATTCAAGGTACATAAAGTGTTAGACGGAAATGCATATTGGCTATCAAGCTTAGATGGTCATCCACACAAAAGATGCATAAACGGCAAGTATCTCAAGCCGTATTTTCCAAGTAtgagggaagaagtaggaaaagCTTGGGAGTGA